A single region of the Parasphingorhabdus litoris DSM 22379 genome encodes:
- a CDS encoding DUF2339 domain-containing protein, whose protein sequence is MEVLIFAGIIVLMVLVLDSRKTIAALRNRIDILENRDRQAAVPTDQSKMAETVKPAPVASEPAPEAPVKRAAKAATEPEKLTTQAPPQPSRKVYKPKSPPPPASPTSTKPAEPRPSAAKRFEELIGGKLPIWIGGIALIFAGFFLVRFSIEAGLFGPAARCVTAALFGLLLIGLSEFGFKIPKFGKIFTDDVRIGHSIAGAGIAVLYATLYMASELYGLLSLYPALGGVIAVTILAFVLSQRHGPPTAIMGLLGGFAAPYVAGLGPESVAPLLIYLGVFTAGLFGLAIHRGWAWLALLATGGSVLWTTALLFMDLSGDIPFVGAFIVLLAIGGVLTLSRTGTSFGIPKPVMQAIPLGVGLLQLVTLAPLIEFSLVSWLFFGVLAVFAIALAWRDENLTPAVAGALGLSLAMVATAFTGTGSDQTQLIAAIALATLFTAAGHFFALREKDGWMWAAIGLVAPTAMLLFIYTLADLDWSQNSWALACLFTAATTAFMAWRTRAVAAFLPPPLASALTAVLIAIALWIWTPQSLGALVAVAVAAALAYWARFIRRKAITIQSAVAIALGGVIMLADGFGLVEVVFESLTRSTDLYRFLPELGPSIVELLLPAIAIVGIAYVFREGFGKVLSKIIAGFGLIAIGGFIYSLLKQPLAIGPIEDFVSYGFAERAVFTHLLALGGWLLLRRTWDEKLATPLQSLGFALAGLALFRFVYFDLFLLSPTNVTQLMGPAPIANLGTLHFTAAMLWLWLYARTETLVTSLPKLVRPLEIGSLLAAIAAVMVTVRQAVHGTDIAMPPISSTETYLYSAGLLVLAIAWLARGIQTTNALLRISGLLLLTLVTIKVFVIDAAQLEGILRILSFLGLGIALLGIGWIYGKVMRSDEAKAEA, encoded by the coding sequence ATGGAAGTATTGATCTTTGCCGGGATCATTGTCCTGATGGTGCTGGTATTGGATTCACGCAAAACCATTGCCGCGCTCCGCAACCGTATAGATATACTCGAAAATCGTGACCGTCAGGCGGCCGTCCCAACCGATCAGAGCAAAATGGCCGAAACTGTAAAGCCCGCGCCAGTCGCATCGGAGCCCGCGCCGGAAGCGCCAGTTAAGCGCGCTGCCAAAGCGGCAACAGAGCCGGAAAAGCTTACGACGCAGGCGCCGCCACAACCCTCGCGAAAAGTCTATAAACCCAAATCGCCGCCGCCTCCGGCATCGCCAACCAGCACCAAGCCGGCAGAACCCCGTCCCAGCGCCGCGAAACGGTTTGAGGAACTGATCGGCGGCAAGCTGCCGATCTGGATCGGCGGTATCGCGCTTATTTTTGCCGGTTTCTTTCTGGTTCGTTTTTCGATCGAGGCAGGCCTGTTTGGGCCAGCCGCACGCTGTGTGACGGCTGCTTTATTCGGATTGCTACTCATCGGCCTCAGTGAATTTGGTTTTAAAATCCCCAAATTTGGCAAGATATTCACCGATGATGTCCGCATTGGCCACAGCATTGCCGGCGCGGGCATCGCCGTACTCTATGCAACGTTATATATGGCGAGCGAACTTTATGGTCTGCTCAGCCTCTATCCGGCCCTCGGGGGCGTCATTGCCGTCACCATATTGGCCTTCGTGCTGTCTCAGCGCCATGGCCCACCAACCGCAATCATGGGCTTGCTCGGCGGTTTCGCTGCTCCCTATGTCGCCGGTCTGGGACCGGAATCCGTGGCGCCGTTGCTCATCTATCTGGGTGTTTTCACGGCGGGCCTGTTTGGCCTTGCTATTCACCGCGGCTGGGCCTGGCTCGCGCTGCTGGCAACCGGTGGTAGCGTTCTGTGGACAACAGCCTTGTTGTTCATGGATTTGAGCGGCGATATACCCTTTGTCGGAGCCTTCATTGTGTTGCTCGCCATTGGCGGCGTCCTCACCCTCTCACGCACGGGCACCAGCTTCGGCATTCCCAAGCCGGTCATGCAGGCCATCCCCTTAGGCGTTGGTCTATTGCAGCTGGTCACGCTTGCCCCGCTGATCGAATTTTCATTGGTCAGCTGGCTATTTTTCGGCGTTCTGGCCGTCTTCGCCATCGCACTTGCCTGGCGCGATGAAAATTTGACACCTGCCGTTGCTGGAGCGCTCGGCCTGTCACTTGCGATGGTTGCCACGGCTTTTACAGGCACTGGTTCGGATCAAACACAGCTCATTGCCGCTATTGCTCTGGCTACACTTTTCACTGCTGCCGGTCATTTTTTCGCCTTGCGTGAAAAGGATGGATGGATGTGGGCAGCAATTGGCTTGGTAGCGCCAACGGCCATGTTGCTGTTTATCTACACGCTGGCAGACTTGGACTGGAGCCAGAATAGCTGGGCCCTTGCCTGCCTGTTTACCGCTGCGACCACGGCTTTCATGGCGTGGCGCACCCGTGCGGTCGCGGCATTTCTTCCTCCGCCGCTGGCCAGCGCTTTGACCGCAGTCCTGATTGCCATCGCGCTATGGATTTGGACACCGCAAAGCCTTGGCGCACTGGTAGCCGTAGCGGTTGCCGCAGCGCTGGCCTACTGGGCCCGCTTCATCAGACGCAAAGCTATCACCATACAGTCAGCCGTTGCCATTGCCTTGGGCGGAGTGATCATGTTGGCTGACGGTTTTGGCCTGGTCGAGGTGGTATTTGAATCGCTGACACGCTCGACCGACCTCTATCGCTTTTTGCCAGAATTGGGCCCCTCGATCGTAGAGCTGCTGCTTCCTGCTATAGCGATTGTCGGTATCGCCTATGTCTTCCGGGAAGGCTTCGGCAAGGTTCTGTCAAAAATCATCGCAGGCTTTGGCCTGATCGCGATCGGCGGTTTCATCTATTCCCTGCTCAAACAGCCGCTTGCCATCGGCCCGATTGAGGATTTTGTCTCCTACGGTTTTGCCGAGCGCGCCGTCTTCACACATCTGCTTGCGCTTGGCGGTTGGCTATTGCTCCGCCGGACATGGGATGAGAAGCTTGCTACACCGCTCCAGTCGCTTGGCTTCGCGCTGGCCGGTCTGGCGTTGTTCCGCTTTGTCTATTTTGATCTGTTCCTGCTTAGCCCCACCAACGTCACGCAGCTCATGGGTCCCGCCCCGATTGCCAATCTCGGCACGCTGCACTTCACGGCTGCTATGCTGTGGCTATGGCTCTATGCACGGACTGAAACATTGGTGACGAGTTTGCCCAAGCTGGTCCGACCGCTGGAAATTGGCAGCCTTCTCGCCGCCATAGCGGCCGTTATGGTCACCGTGAGACAGGCCGTTCATGGCACCGATATTGCCATGCCGCCAATCTCCTCGACAGAGACGTATCTCTATAGTGCCGGGCTGCTTGTTCTTGCCATTGCGTGGCTCGCAAGAGGTATCCAGACCACTAATGCGTTGCTGCGGATCTCGGGCCTGCTTCTGCTGACCCTCGTGACGATTAAAGTATTTGTTATCGACGCCGCACAGTTGGAAGGCATCTTACGGATATTGTCCTTCCTCGGCCTTGGTATCGCTCTCCTCGGTATCGGCTGGATTTACGGCAAGGTGATGCGCTCTGACGAAGCCAAGGCGGAGGCTTAG